The nucleotide sequence CTTCTCCTCCGGTGAGGACTCGTAGCCATGATTGACCTTCTCCTCCTTGCAGGTCGTCGTCGTGGCCGAGGAATCGCTGCTGCTGCGTCCATTCAAGCCGGACTCCTCCTCGTGCTTCACATAGTACGGTTTTCGGCCGGAGAAGCGCTCGCAGAACCGGAAGATCAGCGGATGCAGCAGCTTGCCATCGTAGGCGTCATCGGGATGCTGGGTCATCAAACTGATCACTGTGCCAATGATCACGGTCAAGGCGGTTCCAATCAAGCTGTAGTACATGAAGCTGATCGAGTAGAAGCTCTCCAGTCCAGATCTATAAGGGGATTAGTATTAGCACATCAAAATGTAAGTACCAAATAATTGATCAACCTACCTTTCAAGGGCAATAGTGGGTGGCGTGGGCACAAAGCTCTGGTTATAGCCATCAATGGGCGTGTGCGTAAGCAGCCAGGGCATTTGTCCCGGCTCAATAATGGGCTTGCCAATGGACATCGAGAAGGTGTCGTTGGAGCAGCCCTATGGAATACAGAAAAACCTGATATTACATATCAATCCTCAACAAATCTCCTAAAAATACCTACATCTGTGTTGGTGGGCAGCATGGGATTGGACTTGGTAATGGTCATGCCTCCGCCGATGATCCACAGCACAAAAGCGGTGGCGGTGACCATGCCGGCGGAAGTACCCTTCCAATTCGCAATCGGCACCATCATAGCCAGGATGAAGCAGCCCAGCAGAGGACCCGAAGTGGCCGAGAACACCAGTAGCGAGGACTCAATGACGCCCGCCAGAAAACCAACTCCAAAGGCCACGCACATGATAATCAGTCCACAGATCACGGAGATTATCTTCAGAATTCCCAGCTGCTGCTTGTCGGAAAGTCCCTTGAACTTGGGGAACTGGGAAACGAAGTCCTCCCAAATAACAGTTGCCAGGGAGTTCAGATTGGACACCATCATGCTGGATTATAACCTTGGATTAGATGAGAAAGAAGGCAAAATAAGTGTTATTTACCAAAGGGCTCCATTGAAAAGAGTGGCCATGAAAATGCCCACAAAGCCGGGCAGGAAACCAAGCTGATCTTCCACGAAGAACGGCAGAATCTCATCGGGCTTATTGATGTAGCCCGCAGCATAGGGATCGCAGTCGATGTATGAGGAGTAGATAACCATTCCGGAGACCCAGGAGAGGGAGAAGAAGAAGAACACCAGAGGCACATTGGACAGCATCACTCTGTGGGAAATAGATTATTAATGGATTTTTCTTAATGGGATTTGTAGTTACAGCTACACTTACCGACGCACTTGCTTCATCGACTTCAGACTGACATAGCGCTGCATAAAGTTCTGCTGACAACCGATCTGGGAGAGGGACATGAACAGCTGCCCCAGCCAAGCGGAGGTGGTATCCACTCTGACAGTCATGTCGCCCGTGAAGTTCCAAAAGTTGAGTCGTCCTGGGAATAGAAGGATGATGTCTTTAGTGCAAGTGCATGGGGATAGAGGAGCAGGAGCCGCATGTGGAGGCATTCCCTGGAGCCCCACGATTGCCGCACAATGACAGCCAACAACTCAAACTCGAGTGACAAACGCTCCGCCGACACACATTTATTACTGTCGTCATGCGAAGCTGCCATTTCCTCCCCCTCGGATTCGGATGCCGCTGTTTTATGCCACTTTTATCATCATCATTTATGTGCATAATGAGCCGGCGCAGAaacaggagcaggagcagcagaaTCGGAGCAACGGCATCCCACAATGGATGCCATTTTAATAGTCATCATTCGTCAGCACTACACACGCACACATCCTGGCAGCTGGCTAATAAGCTGCCATGATCAATCGAAACAAATCCCCAACCAACTGATGGCTTACCATTGTCCCGATTTAGTTCGTAGACCTTCTTGACGCCGCCCGTCGAGATGGTTCCCTGGATGCAGACGGCCACAGTGACAACGAGGATGGTCAATGTCTGGATGACATCCGCGTTGATAGCCGCCTTCAGGCCGCCCTAATGAGTTGGAACAGGGGTGAAAgggaatttaaatatttccatCATTAAATCGTTGGCATTCCGCACCCCCGACTTACCACAATGGAGAAGAATATGCAAATGATGCCCATGCCCAAGATGGAGGCCCAGTAGGGTATGCCAATCACCGTCGCGAGGGCCACGGTGGGGGTGTACACGGTGATGCCCAGGTTGCAGATCTGTCGCACAATATACGTCGCCGAGGCCAGGCATCTCACTGTGCGGCTCTTGAACCTGGAAAGGGATAAAGGAAAGGATAGGGATGAAAACAGGAGCAGGTGAGTGCAGGCTTTAATTAAGCAGCTCCTCCAGGTGCCTCTTGCACTCTATccgtttatatatttttattaaacttttaATGTTTGTCCCCAGCTCGGGTGGCGTCCCttgttcttttttattttttatatcgCGACACCCCCTTCTTATGATTTACTACCGCTGTAAAGAAGTTATGTGGAATCGGGCACACGGGCGGGTTGAATTTACGACATGGGCGAGAAAAACCTAAGAAAATTGGCGGGTCTGTAACTCGTTTTGATTGTTTTTATAGTTGAGCCGGGCGCTTTTTATGGGCTCGGTTGTAAAAATTTGTGTGTTAATTTGATGAGAAATGTGCGACAAAAAGGGAGACCACTGCTTTGGGGGTCCACCTAATGATCGTTTAGTATGCGTTATGTGGCCATGGTCGAGTGTCCCAAGTGCCCTCGCACACGCAgactttaataaataaactagTTTACGTCCTTAATCCTTTGATTGGCATCCTGAGCTTTAAGTTTTGGGCATGAAGTTGACAGTCCGTTTCGGAACTATTAAATAGTTATGAAGCCGGTAAAGTGAAAATGGAGTAGTGGAAGTTAAAGGCACATAAAATGCTATCACAAAAAATATCTGTTGCGTGGGGTTTTGTTATATTCTTTTttgaataatattttcaacCAATATCATTAATTTCAGATTAAGGAAATGCTCATTAATTTACTTTCACAGTGACTTTCTTTTATTCAATGAGTTATGGTTGGAGCTGAAcctatttataatattttttgtttaacttaAAATACATATAACAGATGGCAGCATTAATAATTCGAAATGCAATGCATTACTGTCATTTTTAAGTATtacataataaataatatgaTAGTAAGAAGGGTTTTGGGGTTAATATATTGAGTGattattttaacatattttgTCATGATAAACTCTTTGACATGTGATAATCTTCATAGAGATTTATTAACTGAGAGCTATCAGAACAGAATGTTATATTAAAATCCTATTGCTCAAACTAATAATACTACATTTTGGTTGAATCTAAGGCCTATATTTGCACTCGCTGTTGAAAGTTCGACTTTATTTGCACTTCCTATTGAAAGTTCTATTTATTGACTGGGTAGATAGTTGCTCTTATATCTTCGCACCGCACTGTGAGTTGTAGTCACAAGTAATTTCTTGTTGAACATCTGGGCTGACTGCATAATCCACTTTTGCCTGCCCCAAACTCTTGGCTCCATTTCCCCCATGCCATTCCGTTCCATTCTCATCCGTCTGCCCGGCCCTGTTTGTCTTTCGGTGTCTCTGCACCGGTCTACGTGTGTGAGATGGCCCACTAAATGATTAATTGCCCTTGGCCAATATTGATCTGAGCAGGTCTGAGTTGGGCTGTCAACGGGCCGTGTCTTGGCCGAGGTCCTGGGCATGGGGCATGAGCGATTGGGGACGCAGGTGTGTTCGGCAAGAGGATTAAATGCATATTTAGTTGGGGGGACGAGATGCAGTGGATTTCATCTTTAATCGCCTTAATGTTCTGGTTATTATAAAACGAAGCCGCAGGCCTCCGCAAAGGAACCCCGTACTGTGTATTAATTAATGATGTTGCACTTTTCCCCATGGGCAAACATCAATTGACATATGTACGTATGGCATGGATGTGGAAAAGGGGGCGTAGAGAGTGGGTAGTTGGAAGTGGGGCCACGCCCCGAGGCTAGCTTTGCATTAAGCGGGCTTAACATATTTACCCGATCGACTTTACATTGTTGGGCGGGGGTTTAAGCGGTTTACATGACAACGCGTCGTATGCTTGATACACATTTTAATTGCGACACAGCTGTGTCTGTGGGCTGGAGGAAAACAATCGGAAAAGTCCACTGCTGCCATAAAAGCCTGGCCAATTTGGCCAAGGACCAAGGACCAAGGACATAGGACATCCATGTATGACAGTCGCTCTTATATGTGTTGATTGAATGGGCGTGGCGATTGGGTGGGATTTTCGGTAAGGCTTGCTTGGTTGGTCAAACATTTATTTAGGCCTTCGCCCGTCCGCCCTCATTGCGTCTCATCTATTTCGTGTTTTCCTTGggtttttcttgtttttcccAGCACTGTGGACTGAGCTTGTTGTGGAAATTGATAAAGAAATATTATTGTAGGATACAATATCCCACAAGCTCACAAGCTCACACATTCATGCATCCACATATTGTTGCTTGCGGTCAATTTTAGCCTGATATGTCAATTTAATATGATTTATGGGATTTATTGTTTTCGGTTTGCCTTTCATTTCGCCTCCTACTTGGGACGGCGAGTGTTTTTCTACGTTGTCTGATTGTGGCATTTGTTTCTCATTTAGCCTGTTAACATTGTGTTCATCACAATAAGTGCTCGGCCAGTTGTCCTGGCTTAGGATTTCTCGTTTCTGTCTGACTGTCATTTCATCTCGATCCCCATTCCCATCCCGCTCCCAGCTGTGTGTGAGTAATGACCTGGGGCTGTCACCGCCGTCCAGTTGATTGAACGTTGGCCTGGTCCTGGCTTTTGTTTTAGTTTAATTGATTTAACCGGGCAGTGGATCGGCACCTCCCTTTGCCGGCATAATTTACTCGGTTGAGTTGATTAAAGACGTCCTGCGATGCGATTGTCGcttaataactttaaatgaaatgtaagTGCCGCAAAGTATGCAATAATTGCTGCAGCCATGCCAGCGGGCAAGCAATTACCAGCAAGGACAGCACTCGCAGCTCCAGGCTCCATCTGCCCATCTCCCCATTTGCCCATCTGCCCTTCCATCAACCAAGCCACCCCATCACCCATTTAACCATCCAGCCAGGCAGGCAGGACAACGTCAATGACCACCATCTCTGGAGGGTATGGTGTGAAAATGGTTTGCCAGCGAATGAGCAGGTCACCCGTCCACCCATCCACCCATCCATTAATTGAACCCATCGCCCTACCGGGTATTCACTTTCCCACTCTGGCCCGACCCCCATTGAAATTGAGTTTAGTCTGCAACTAGGAACCATCATTTATCATATAGCCCAGGCCGCTAAGCCAGTTTTTGGCCAGGCGACAAAGGCATAAATTAATGGCAAATTTAATATGACGAGTGGTCTTGTACAATGGCCACATAATCGCCGTTTAGCCAGCCAATCCCAACCCAAAACACTTGCTCCTCCTCCTCACTTCTTCGGGTATCCCCTGGGAGGGTCGAGTTAAATTTACAATCAAAGGCAATCCAAGCAGAGGTGAAACAGGCAACAGGGGTGACACATTTGATTGCATTAACTGTCATGCATAAATAAACATAATCAGCCATATGAAGTCGGTGTCCTGAGTGCCGTGAATGCGTTAAAAGCCGCCCACAAAAAAAAGGGATAAAGGGAATCGACTTTAATCGACTTCAAGTTAAAAATggtaaacaaataaaactttttattaCAAAGAGATTAAGAAATTTGAATAAGAAATACTTAAGAACCTTGAGATTTAAATCGCTTTTAGATGGTTGAGTAAGTTTGAGTTGAAATTTGGGTAagaacttttttaaaatagtattttattaaattaaaatattttaatttgaaaagtTGATGTCTCTTTTGCTTGGTGCCAATATCccctttatattttttatcctTTAGGTCATGTGTGTTGCTGCCAAACAACTTTGTTGCCTTTGAATTGCAAATCACGGCCCCACTTTGTAGCGCCGAAAACGTCTTTATTTATGCGTATGCATGTCGTCCTAAAACACCGACCCCTGTGTACTCCTTTTCACACCTCTGATCACAACGTCAACCTGGGTTTTTCCCTGGCTTTTTTCATTTGGTTGTCATTCACTCAGGAGCACTTTGGCACCCTTGTACTCGTAAATAAACCATGGTGGAAGAAGCCGGAATGCATTTTTTCCATTTGCTAAGTGCCAACAACTGTTCGCATTGATCTCTCCCGCTTTTCTGGCACACAAGCTTGATATCAATTTATTTACATGTAATTGCCACCCCAAAATCACCAGTATGAATTATCCGGGACGAACAAAGCCGAACTTTGCTTGACCATTGAACTCGATGGGGGCCAGATAGCAAATCTCTGTGAGCTGGCTAACACTTGAGTTGGCACCGAGTCAAGGGTCATGCCCCCGCCCCTTGCAATCCACCCAGTCCACCTACTCATCCTACTCCTCATCCGCCTCCTCCTCGGATTTGAGTGGCAGACATCACTTGCGACAGGCGACTGACAAGTGAGAGAATCCACGACTTTTGGGCgggtgtgtgcgtgtgtgccTGGGATGTCTTGGGTTTTTTGTTTCGCAAGTTTTTTGGGGTGGAGATCCTTGATGCCTGATGCCAGTGACAGGCAACAACACGCGCTATTTATAAACATTATGGCACAAACGAATTGTCATACAATTTGTCAACAGCCTCAGACCGAGTGGCTTCTTTGATGGTGCTTCCTTTTTCCTTTACTGCTTTCACTTGGGTTTTTTTTGGTTTCCATACCCGGTAATCGTGGGACTCAGGGGTATATTGTATTGTTGGGATTGTGTATAACTTAAAAAAGGAAGTGTTTCGTCCGGTAATCGATGGATTCAGGGGTTACGATATACCGTATGTAAACATAGGTAGGAAGTGATTCGACATGTTCTTGttatgtacactgtacgtgTGGCAACAGAGAACAGGCAGAGCTATTTTCTAGGACTGCTTAATGATCAGTCGAATCCATAAGGACCCATCGAGGACCAAATGGCTATGGTATACAAATAATGTACACTTTACGTGTGGCGGCAGGAACAAGCAGAGGTCTTTTCTATGACTGCTGAAATGATCACACGCAACAATATGAACACTTAGATGTCTGAATGGCTCGGTTATACAAAATAAGAATTCTCTTTTGTTAGGGTATGCAAAGTCTAATCAATCAATGGGTATCTTTCAGCCCTGTCACCCAAGCATATCATCTTTCATGTTTGGTATTGTACTCGTGTTGCCAACGTCAAGGCTTTTGTCTTTCAcccattttttttgttgtctGAAACTTGCTTTATTTGGCCTGGTTGGAAGCCAAGTGGCTTTTGCCAATTTGTAGCATATTCACTTATCGGCCTCTGTGTGTTTGCCCTAGaccccatttccatttccatttcccactGCCAGTCCAGGGGCTGAGCCTATTTTGATGAAGTTGTATGCATAAACATGTCGCGGGGCGCCAGTTGCGATGACAAGCGACAATGAGGCATCCAAATGTTGTGGGGCCCAACTTTTTGGGGCAACATTTGGCCATGTTGCTTCTCCTCAACCCTTTCCGGATGCCTCGCCTTTGTTTCCCTTCGCCTGCTTTCTTTATTTCTCCGCCTCGGGGCAAAGCCAATTGACTAAGATTGATGAAGTAGCTCGTCTCGTTGGCTCTTCAATTAGTTTGAGTGTAAAGCCGAGTAAAATGAACATTTATAAAATGGAATTTTTCCGAAAACTAACTTATCAGTCATTGATGTGGTCATTAATTTAAATAGGTTTTAAAAGGTatagaaaaataatattgaattgtataataaaaatgtattggtgATTTCACGAgtcattgatttaatttaaaagtaatttGTTTGTCAATTCTTTGTTACGTTATCTCAAaagatatacaatttaaagATTGATTAGGTAACCCTAATAGTTTTacgaatttttgaaaatattttaattccTCTTCCATAAATCTGTTCAAATATTCCAAGCCTTGGgattaatgaaataaatagAACTAGTAAAAAGAAGTACCATGTACATTAGTCATTCATCCATCGACTTTATCATTAATTTCTCTAATTTCTCCCCTTACTAGTTCTTCTTGTATTTCAGTTTGCTTATGCTAATTTACAAATCACCGTCAGTTCTTCAAGcaaacatttaaataattgTCAATTCTGCACAGCTTTCACTTTACTCAGTTTGCCAACGTCCAGTTCCTCCTATATAAAACCCCCTGGGAAAACCCCCGAAAATGTTGTCAATGTGCGGCACATGCCAATTAAATTTCAATCAAATTATGCTCCGCCCACGAATGCCACACCCCCCGTCGCTTTTTGCCTTGTCAGTTTTTGCAATTAATTGAATTCTGTTGTCGAAACTGCAAAACATTTGATAACAAATTTGTTAACTAATTTCGAacttaaaaaacaattagGCCCACGAGGCGACAACTTGCGACAGATGGAAATGAAAGTGGAGGGCAGGAGAGCAGACAGACAC is from Drosophila suzukii chromosome 3, CBGP_Dsuzu_IsoJpt1.0, whole genome shotgun sequence and encodes:
- the LOC108014436 gene encoding sodium-coupled monocarboxylate transporter 1 codes for the protein MAKDLSTMGWDYLMFVLFIALTVLGPLWKRIFGKKKERSKADYVFATGGVSIVAVMISIARGTLGVRSVLGYPSELYYRGSAMWEIIYGMMSAYPIVCFMFVPVYFNLGITSVYQYIDLRFKSRTVRCLASATYIVRQICNLGITVYTPTVALATVIGIPYWASILGMGIICIFFSIVGGLKAAINADVIQTLTILVVTVAVCIQGTISTGGVKKVYELNRDNGRLNFWNFTGDMTVRVDTTSAWLGQLFMSLSQIGCQQNFMQRYVSLKSMKQVRRVMLSNVPLVFFFFSLSWVSGMVIYSSYIDCDPYAAGYINKPDEILPFFVEDQLGFLPGFVGIFMATLFNGALCMMVSNLNSLATVIWEDFVSQFPKFKGLSDKQQLGILKIISVICGLIIMCVAFGVGFLAGVIESSLLVFSATSGPLLGCFILAMMVPIANWKGTSAGMVTATAFVLWIIGGGMTITKSNPMLPTNTDGCSNDTFSMSIGKPIIEPGQMPWLLTHTPIDGYNQSFVPTPPTIALERSGLESFYSISFMYYSLIGTALTVIIGTVISLMTQHPDDAYDGKLLHPLIFRFCERFSGRKPYYVKHEEESGLNGRSSSDSSATTTTCKEEKVNHGYESSPEEKEKSSPIAVVFTTTSEGTEATDQQSICDSSRVQLDVVPGEGETGVYRQLAGRSAL